From the Xylocopa sonorina isolate GNS202 chromosome 9, iyXylSono1_principal, whole genome shotgun sequence genome, the window TTAGAACCGTTACGAGAAATCTATGCAAAGTATTTGACATCGATATAACCTCAAATCGTGCGTGGTACTGTAATTGTCAAAGAAAACTCTTACCACCAGCAGCCAGCAGTTGCAGTTCCCTTAAGTCCACTCAATTCCCATTCACAATGATACGTTAAATGATAAACGAAGTTACATTCCAGATAGATCACGGTTGACAGGAGAATTTTAAGCAAACCACACTTAAATAATCACATCACCATTAAATGTATCGCCATCTACGCGTTTCTACTTCCGTTACCATAGTTAAGGCAACAGTTTCGTTGGTAATATTACCGACAAGGTATATAGACGTCCGTGTATCTCGTCGATGGTAACATCTTCTTTTAATCCATATCATTCACTACTAGATTATACGAAATACGCTTAAGGTAATCTGCGTGTTGCCATTAACCGACTGTTGAATAGGTAaagcaatgaattttatttagatagaaaatgaaaatgtttACTTGATAAAAGTTGTTTTATCACTTATTCAATGTTACAAAACAGATATTCACCGTGTGTATATGTACTTTTATATGCATATCATATGCATAGAACATGCGGAATCATAGGTAGATGAACAAATATTTACATCATCTTCttttttgcttgtgtttctcTGTTTTCTCGTGTCTCTCCATAGATCGATCTCTGTTGCGCTTTTTCTTGTGATTCGAATGTTTCTCTTTATGCTTCTCGTGTCTCGACTCTTCGCTACCGGAACTAACATCGTTCTTTTCTAAACGTTTCTTCTCATCATCGTACCTTCGTTTCTGTTTATGCGCTCTATTACtctcccttttgcttcgatctCTGTCTCTACTTCTATCTCTACTTCTccgatttctttctttctttcgtctAGGATCGTACTCGTACCTTTCACGTGAAGCATCGTGATACCTTTCTTCCTTATATTTCTCCCTTTCCATGTACTTCTCCCCATTGTGCGAGTATTCTGAATCACCCCTGGTGGGATCCTTTCTGCGCTCATGTTTTctgtgttccaatacttcctcCTTATATCGTTTATCGTACTCTCTTCGACCCTTCGCGTCATTGTTACTCTTAGGTTCGTCTCTTTTCTTGTATCTTGTACTTCTCTCGCGACTTTCATTATCCAGCTCATCACCTTTATCATCAAAATATTGTATGCCCTTACCCTTACCTTTCCATCTCATTTTGGCCACCGATTGCGAGAAGTCTACGTGTATACGACGATCATCGATCAACACGTTGTCCATTTTAAAATATGCTTCTTCGCAACTTTTACGGTCGCCAAATTCTATAAACGCATATTGCAGCGAATCCCCGGTTTGTCGATCTCTGATAACTTCACAACTGGAAAGAAGAATCACTTTTAATCAAGTTATATTAACGATAATAATGTTTATCGATAAGATGGAAAAATTATATATACCCAATAATTTTCCCAAATCTGCTGAAAATAATTTCGAGATCGTCGTCAGTTGTAACAGGATTTAATTTACAAACAAAAAGGACATTTTCAGGAGGAGCCATCTCCGCATCTGGAATATCACCCACAATTTCCAATATCGTGGCTCTTGCCTTAGCTTCCTTCTCTTTTTGCATTTCTGTAATTTCCTCGATTGTCATGCCAGCTGTATCATCTATTACTTCATCAGCTCCGATTCTATCGCTCTATAAATGTATTTATTTAGTACAGTGGAAACATTAACAAATCTTAaaattacaaaataaaaatattgtaataccATCAAAGCTTCTCTCGTAGGTGGTGGACTTTGATCAGGTACAATGAAACCTTCTGGATCCTCGAAAGGATCTTCCAGTATGACAGTATGTGAAATACGTATGTCTTGATAAGGTCTGTGGTCACCGTCGCAGATAGTTTCGTTAAATTTAAAAATGATCTCAAGACCTTCTGTAATTTCGCCGAATACACAATGCTGACCATCTAATGATTGCAGTTCAGGAGCAAGTGTAATAAAGAATTGTGATCCTAACATGTTATTGCCGCAATTAACCATAGACAATAAACCGCTTCTATCGTGTTTTATTTTTGGCATTTGTTCTGCTTCGTAATATCTTGCTTTTTCACCTAACACTATACCATAGACGCTTTCTCCGCCTTTCCCAGTACCGGTAGGATCTCCGGTTTGAGCAATGAAATTGCTCTGAACAGAGTGGAACAAATTCCagttgtagtatttcattttgcATAATTTCAAAAAATTGCGACATGCTGTAAAATATCATACGAATGTTACGCTGCGTTAATGTTATTAGCGACGATAAGAGTTCCCTGTTAATTCATATGGCAGTAAACTTAACCTATCCTCGCTTGACACTTACTTTGTGGTCGTTCATCGGTGTACAAGTCGACAGTAAAATCTCCTAAGGTAGTTTCAACTACAACCGccattttattataatttcctTACGCATACGAGAGCTAATTTCATTCTCGTTTATTGTTTACATAATACTTAAAACCTCTTATTGAACGCCATGAAGCCATACTCGTAATCGTGAGTAAAGAGATTCTCTATGTTGCAGCTACGTGGCGCTTAAACTTGGGGGAAAACCGTTTGAAGAACGGAATGTTGCAAAGCATTCAGCATGTTTTTGAGAAAAAAAGCGATACAATCTTTCCAACATTTTATATCAACATCAACATGTACACGGGTAGGtacaaaacgaaagaaaaatacAAATCAAACTAATATTATGATCTCACGATTGACGAATACTCTTATCCTTTTTATCCGACAAGATCGGTTTCAAATAAAAGAGTTTGTGCTTATAAAGATCAGGTACAAGGGCACTTAAGACAAAGTGTGTTATGGCTGCAGTGAAACCCCACACGCGGTATTTCCCGCCTAAATATACTGGCAAAATGTAGTTATCGCGAAACTGAGTGAATCTGCACAATGAAGGATCGCAAAGGTTCCTTAGACTAAGGAAAAATGGCTCTTCCACTTCGTCCGTGTTGATTTGTAACTCCTCTGGATTAACTTCGCCGATGTACCCGAAAACAGGTAAAACTTTCACGTTCCTCTTGTCGATCATGTTACCAGAGGTCCAGACATCGATTTTCTCCCTTGGAATTTTCAACTCTTCCCAAGTTTCACGCAACGCGGTTTCTTCGAGATTACGATCTTCCTTGTCGTACATTCCGCCAGGAAACGAGGTTTGCCCGCGATGCGACGTTACTTTCGTTGACCTCAGAGTGTACAAGAAACCTAACTCGCCTTGGTGTAGACATAATGGCACTAGAACGGCGGCTAAGTTATTCACATTGTCATTTATCTGCGGTGGTTTCGAAGCCCCGAATTTCTCAATGAAGGACTTCCGATTCTTCTCGCTAAGCACCACTTCCGGCCTCAGTTGTTCGAGGCAGACAGCGTTTAAGCCCCTCTGCGATTCCGTCGACTTTTTTGTAAAGAAAAAACATTTCTTtattgcgatattgcgataacaTTCAAGGGTGTCGAAACGCGGATATTTCAATCGTTTTCGTCTGTTGCATGCCAATAGTGGTTGATTGAACATAACTTTAGAATGTTAACAGCTCAAAGCTTCGACATGCCTTTTAAATTTAGGATAAAGAGTTAGTAA encodes:
- the LOC143426786 gene encoding peptidyl-prolyl cis-trans isomerase sig-7, with protein sequence MAVVVETTLGDFTVDLYTDERPQTCRNFLKLCKMKYYNWNLFHSVQSNFIAQTGDPTGTGKGGESVYGIVLGEKARYYEAEQMPKIKHDRSGLLSMVNCGNNMLGSQFFITLAPELQSLDGQHCVFGEITEGLEIIFKFNETICDGDHRPYQDIRISHTVILEDPFEDPEGFIVPDQSPPPTREALMSDRIGADEVIDDTAGMTIEEITEMQKEKEAKARATILEIVGDIPDAEMAPPENVLFVCKLNPVTTDDDLEIIFSRFGKIIGCEVIRDRQTGDSLQYAFIEFGDRKSCEEAYFKMDNVLIDDRRIHVDFSQSVAKMRWKGKGKGIQYFDDKGDELDNESRERSTRYKKRDEPKSNNDAKGRREYDKRYKEEVLEHRKHERRKDPTRGDSEYSHNGEKYMEREKYKEERYHDASRERYEYDPRRKKERNRRSRDRSRDRDRSKRESNRAHKQKRRYDDEKKRLEKNDVSSGSEESRHEKHKEKHSNHKKKRNRDRSMERHEKTEKHKQKRR
- the LOC143426787 gene encoding mitochondrial coenzyme A diphosphatase NUDT8, producing MKLCSFSSRCLQRHFSTESQRGLNAVCLEQLRPEVVLSEKNRKSFIEKFGASKPPQINDNVNNLAAVLVPLCLHQGELGFLYTLRSTKVTSHRGQTSFPGGMYDKEDRNLEETALRETWEELKIPREKIDVWTSGNMIDKRNVKVLPVFGYIGEVNPEELQINTDEVEEPFFLSLRNLCDPSLCRFTQFRDNYILPVYLGGKYRVWGFTAAITHFVLSALVPDLYKHKLFYLKPILSDKKDKSIRQS